TGAAATGTTTCTACTGTGAATTTTGGCAAGTGCGTTGGttttctatctatatatatatttttatcaaaattctgtCTCCTACCTCACTGGGTATTTATCACATATTGATAAGAGCTAGgtctatttcaaaaattattaaatcATGCatgtccataatttttttttctcgacTACTGGCACCCCTGACCATAAATAGCTTGGATATTGCCATCTAGTTTTTTACTGTTCTCATTGCAAAACAAATGCAGAAGCCATGCCTTGATAGGCTAATCTTTGACAGGACTCACCTTCATGAGTTGGAAATATTATATAGAGCTTAAAAATGTGTAGTTCTAGAAAGTGCTCCGCCTTACATGCATGGCATGTCACTGTAATGAAACCATTATGCATTTTAGATTAAAAAGGTCcttctttcattctactagaaGGGCTAATGTCCATCATGATCTTCATATGTATTGCTGCCTTGGGAAGTTTAAATTATGGAATATGGTAATTCAGATCCAGGTTATCACTGGTGCATCCATTTCTTAATTCTTTGCATGACTTGGGAGATGAAAACAAATTCTCTCTGCTTGTTTCAGATTCCTCAGCCAGGATGGGACAAATTATTTGTATCCTTTATCCCTGCTGATGTAGGAAAAGCGACTGCAAAGACAAACAAAGCAAATGTGAGGAATGGAAATTGTAAATGGCCAGATCCAATCTATGAAACTACAAGACTTCTGCAGAATACGAGGACCAAAAATTATGATGAGAAGTTCTATAAGCTTGTGGTGGCAATGGTATTCAGCTCTTTTATAGCCATAGTTTTccatttgatatcatttatattgATACCATCACCATCATTTGTCCTTAGACTTCTGATCTGAAAAGCCTGTGTTATATGTTCTTTAATACATCTCATTATCTGAAATTATATGCCTGAGGCATTTATTAGGAATTAATACTCAGTACATGTTTTGGTGATATTCTCAATATAACCAGGGATCCTCTCGGTCTAGTCTTCTTGGGGAGGTCAGCATCAACCTTGCTAACTTTGCAGATGCACTGAAGCCTTCCTCTGTTGCACTACCTCTTCATGGTTGTGACTTTGGAACAGTTTTACATGTGAGAATGCTCTtgattcttgttctttttctttagctGTATATCGTTTTATCCTTTGTGGTCAAATTCTAGTCAAAGAGGAACATTTTCTATTCAGGCCTTTTCAGTTCTTAACTTATGATTGATCATCCAACAAGACATCAGATAATGAGAACAAAGGTTGACAAATATTTATTTGTATTTGACAAAGGAATTCTTTTGTGTGCTTCTCGCTCCATTTTTGTGCTTAAGACTGAAAAGATATTGCAATTATTATAGTGTAAAATGTTTTTgtaatttttgatcaaataatgCCTTTCCTTCCAGTGAATTGTGAAACTATGAAATGGATTGCTAATGTATGgtttctctttctaaaatatgGTTGTTACTCTCTATTTTAGGTCACAGTACAGCTCCTCTCCTCCAAAACTGGCTTCAGGTACTGCTTCAGTAATAATACAATCTGGTTTTCAGAAATATTAACAACCAGTCTTATGCCTGGTTATGTTATTTCAGAGAATTTGAGCAGCAAAGGGAGCTTAGTGTGAAGAGATTCCAGACAACATCAAGCCAGAGCAATTATGATCTGGATGAAACTGCAGCAGCGCCATCAGAGGCAGCCAGTGAACAGATAGACAAGGTTTGGTAATATTAGAACCACAGTAATTGTTAGTTTCAAATTACTTTAAGTTTCCAAGAGTCTGCTGTTTTCTGCTTTACTCCAACTGTTTTCTGCTGTATCTGTCGAACTAGCTAATTGCACCTTTGATATAAAATTGGAAGAGTGCTTCTAACAGACCTTGGGTCTACTTAGAATCTTGCTTGATAAATTTAAGTTTTTTACAGTTAGTGATCTGCTTAGATAATATTTTCTTCAGAGAACACAAGGATAAAAGAATATTCATCTGTAACACAGAAGCTAACCAGAAGAAGGCCTAAGAGTTCATTTGGTGATATCCACTATGTGACATCATTTTCTATGACTTCAAGTTCACTCAGCCTCTTAGCTCTAGCAAGTATCATTGACTGATGGGAAGATGATTGATTGATACGTTTACTTTGAGGCTTAATTTTACTGACTAatgtttttcttgaaaaaaatctcTTTGGGGATTTATCTCAAGATTCAGTGTGATAacttttttataattaataattttggatGTCTTTTGCTCAAAAGTATTTTCAAGAGAATTTTCTTATCATTACATGTAACCATCCTCCAATTGCCCACTTATATATTCCATGAGGTCATCCAATGTGCTTGGCATGGTAGTATAGCAAACGTCCTGTCAATTTATCCTCTGTTTCATTCTCCAATCTCCACTGTGTACAATCAGATGTGTCTAAATGGCCTATTAAATGGCTAAGTTATTCAAAGTAATGCAGACTAAAAATCAAGCCATGCATAACTTTATGATCACTTGTTGGAGTACAATCAATGAATATAAATATTAACAAACAATAAATACTAGTCTAGTAGTAGTGGTACAAGAAGCAAAaataagggggaaaaaaaaacttGGAGTTCATGGGCAGAAATATATGAATATAGAGAAGAAATCCCAACATGAAAAGGAAAAAGTAATAAAAGATAGACATATAGAGAGGATAGGGGTGGAGGGAAAGGCGACAGACCTTCATTAATTGTTTCTTGGAGTGCCTTGCTTATTGTGAGAACAAATGCCGACCTTGTGTGTATAGAGCAAAAGGTAAGTCTTCTTTTTATCTTACCATAGTTAAGTGTGTTTGTGTGATTCAAGTTCTAGGTTGATGCCAAAAAAAGAGCCTTGTTTAAATTTGGAAGTAGAAGTCTAAAATTTATCTTAGATCTGGACTAGGGGTGGCAATTTGGTCCGACCCGTCGGCTACCCGATCTGACCCGATCCAAATGAGGTGGGTTTTACCCGACCCGATTAAAATTCGGAGCGGGTATGGGTTTTAGAAATAAAATCCGAAGTGGATATGGGTAATTGTATATTCCGCCCCGAACCTgacccaatatatatatatatacacacacacacacccaaatacccaacacaaaactCTAGCCATCTAAGAGGGCTAGGCGGTtatctttttgcttctttttcgtttcttttcattatctttttcagagatatgtgggaaaggagagcacttgagagagattagagggtTTCGAGGTTCCAATTGGGTTTTTTCctcaagcatatggaattctgtCCGAGTTGTAGCAGtgtgagttggttccttgaggttttgagagcttaaactTGGTAGAagtatgatattttgtagggttggggatttttgattgaaaagattcttctttgattacaaaatttttaatttatagggTTCTATTCCATtgcacaatttttttttaaaaactatataaGGATTTTGGGTATATCGATCCGACCTGATCCGATCCGTTCTTGGAGCTTGACCCGATCCGACCCGAGATGGATACGGGGTGGGTACGGGTATGGATTTTTTGCTGATGGGGTGGGCACAGATATCGATCGATCCGACCCATACCCGACCCATTGCCACCCCTAATCTGGACCATATGGATATACTGCTGAAATATGAAAATACATTTAGATTTCTCATTGCAGAATCTGCATGGTATTCTATGTAAACTCAAAGTTCAAGAAAAGATAAATAATGAGGGTAGGAGAAGTACACACATGTACACTTGTATTCCATCTCTTAGGGATGACCTTGCCTTTAAATGTATAGTTGACGAAGGCTTAAAACCTCCCAAATCTAGAATTAGTTTTAACAATTAATGTAGCTAAATTGATCCTCATTCATAAATCAATCTTATGACTAAATGGTGGAAAAGACATGGATGTCTTTAAACCCATTTTAGCCCTTGCAAGCCATGAAAACTTGGTTTAAGTGAGCTTATGAGGTGCTTCTAACGTTTCTAGAAAATTGGTCTTGGTGAGAGGCCCTAAAATCATGTCATTTTTGAGTTTGGGAGGAGGCGGTCCCCCTCATTTCCACCCGATGCCCACCTCATCCCTCAAGGGCTGATCCAACTGGAACTCAACCCCTGCACCCTCATCTAAATGGCAAGGGTTGATCCCTTTGAGCAAGAGCTTGATGGTTCCAAAATCATATGTCAATTCAATGGATGACAGGATTTCAAGTTATGACTTGTCGGATTTATGGTTGTAATTGCATCTAAAAGTTGGAAAAATCAAAAGTATATTCTTGTAAAGATTCATTGGGCATATACCCTTAATTAAGCCCATGTCAGACCATCTAGTCATTGTTGAACCATGAAAATTTCATATCTCCTGGTTCCATTGCTTGATCCTTTGATGATTCATCTCTTTAGTTCCCACTTAAGTATTTATTATCCTTTTTAGTCATAGATCGATGTTAACATTCTCATTTTATTATAATCTTGTAGTCGTGCATATTCATCCATGAAAAAAATGAGGACACAATATTTTGTTATGGAATTTTTCCCTAGACCAAGGACATGAGGCTATTGTGCTAAAATCTGGAATTGCTTGTACAACTGCCCGTTCTGGCTTTATCCATGAATGTGTCTAAAACAAAGACATGTTCTGGGGTGCAAATTGCAGCTGAGCTGTATCTACTACAAGTTTCCCGAAGTTACTCAGAACATGGAAAGAATAAGAAAGACGAACATGAGTCCTGTATGATCAAACACTCATTTTACCATCAATCTTTATTTGTGAATGAATCTTGTACTTTCAGATATCTAATTCCCTACAGGAAGTGGTTTACGTTCAATCTATGCTTAAGAATTTTGGGAAGCTCTGTATGGTTACTGTCTCCCTAGTAAACTTGGtacaaaatttaaatttggatGTATTGCCTTCATGGTTTTGTGATCACGATATCTGCTGAGAGTACTAATAGAATTGTAATATTTGTTCACATTTGCTAATTGTTGTAAATCTTTCTTTGTCATTTGGAAATAGGTTAATGCAAGGGTCAGGCTTAGAGAAGATTTTGCTGGGCTTCCTTCACTTGAAGAGGTGGGGGAGTCAAATGAAGATTATGCAGACTCAGCTGCTGGAGTTGATGATTCATCATATACGTCAGATAGTTTATATGCTGAAAAGAATGATATTTCCAACGCCCATGAAATTGATAACTTTAAGAGCATAATATCTGCTGATGTCAGTGAGTTTTCCCTGGGTCAAAGTCAGAGCCCTAGACCTCAGAAAGAGGACCATCATGGGAGTCGGCTTTATACACAAGGGAGCAATGATTGGACACATGGGTGGAGTTCAGACTACTCTATTGATAATGATCTAGCCGCAGCTTATGAAGAAAATAATACGCTGAGAGTAAGATTGGAGGTAGCTGAGTCAGCTTTTCTACAGCTTAAAATGGAGGCAAGGTCACTGCAACACATGACTGATGAGTTAGGTGCTGAAACACAGAACTTGGCCCAACAGCTTGCAGTTGAGCTTGCTTCGGGTGAACAAATGACTAGAGAAGTCTCAATATTAAAACTGGAGTGTTCGAAACTTAAAAGTGATCTTGAAGAAATAAAATCTGTTAGAGTGAAGCAGCAAATTCCTGAAAGAAGTCATTTTCCTCAAAAGATGACATATGACTTGGTAGATACTTCATTTGATGACAAGCTTGGGGATAATGTTCTTTCTGTGGATCAGGACTGTATGTTTCATAATTTGCAGGTCAAATGGATCCAGGATCTGTTGATTGCTAAGGGCAAAGTTCAAGAAATTCAAAACAAGGCTTGCCTCGGATACCATGGAAGTGATTTTGATTTCCTTCGTGGTGATTTTGAGGTTCTTGAATGTGTTCTCCATAATCTCAAGCAAGGTATGGTTGAAGGACTGGGTCTGGAAAGATCTTGCAGCGACTATCATTGTCCAGAAGTTATGGTTTACGGTATTAGTGGCTCTCGTCAAGTCTTTCATGAACATGAGCCTCTGAGGAAAAATCTTGATGCTGCAAACGAGATGGAGGAGAAAATGAGTGAACTCTTAGGGAAACTGGAGGAGTCCAAAACTGAGAAGGAAAATCTCTCCAAAAAAATGGACCAGATGGATTGCTACTATGAAGCATTTATTCAGGAACTTGAGGCGAATCACAATCAAGCACTCAAGGAGTTGGAAAGCCTTAGAAATGAACATTCTTCTTGTCTTTATACAATCCCTGTTCTCCGAGGTCAGATTGAAGAAATGAACGAACAGTTGATGAGGTTCGCTGAAGATAAGAATAGCTTAGAATCTCATAGCAAGGAGCTTGAGAGAAGGGCTATGGCATCAGAAAATGCACTGAAAAGGGTTCGTCAGAAGTACTCTGTGGCAGTTGATCATCTACAGAAAGACCTTGAATTACTCTCTTTCCAGGTTTTGTCCATGTATGAGACAAATGAAAACCTTGCAAAGCAGGCTTTTAGAGATGCTCCCCAACTCTTTTATGAAGATTACCCTGAAGAAACTTCAGAAGAGGCACGTTCATGCATGTACAAGGATCATGTCTCAACTTCATTTCACCCAGAACAGTACAAGCCAGTTTTTACTAGAATGCAGGCAGAAACTGGATCTACAAAAGCTGACCTTGAATCATCTCAAATGCAGAATGGTGCATCAGAGCATATCATGTACAAAATAGAGTATAAAGTCTCTCAGACAGGCATGTCCACTAATGTCGAAGTGCAACCCAAGGATGAAGCATTTGTTAATGGATTCACATTAGAGAATTTTGGGCATGATACTTTAGAACATGATATTATTTCAGTGAAGAAGGATCTTGTATTTTGTGGTGATCTGTCTCCAGAGCCTAAGAGAGATGAACTTCCTGAAAAATTGATCAGCCATAAGTATCAGCATGATCCTAAACTACCTGATAATGCCGAACCAGTTCAGACATGTAGTGAAACAGGTGACAACCAATTGGATGATGCAAATGGCATGGAAAAGATGGGACCATCGCTTTATAAGCTGAAAGAACTCCCCTTACAAACAGAAGTGGAACTCTCGGAAATGCATATGTGTAACATGCACTGGAAAGTTTTCTCAGATGTTTTACAGGAAACTCTTTGTGATGTATATGATGGGATTAGGTACTTGAAGGGCAAGATGGTCGAACTTGTACAGCAGCTAGAACATTCGACTGCTATGAAGGAATCCTTGATGCTAAAGGTGGCAAATTCGTTGGATGAGGCCAGAGTAGCGAGGGAGGATGAAGCTAAATGCATCTGTAAATGTGATGATCTGTCaatgaaaaatcaaattttggaAGCAAAATTGGAAGATGTTTCGGAAGAGAACAATTTTCTTGCTCAAAAGATTTCAGAGAATGAAAAACTGATTCTGGATTACAGAGCTTATGAAAGTAAATTTAAGGCTTTTACCGAAGAAAGGAAGGAATTTGAAAACTTGCTAAAAGAGGAAAGGCTACAAAAAAGCAGTCTTCAGAATGAAATTAGATCTCTGATTGATGACTTTAAAACACTGAAGGAAGCATTTGATCATCAGTCCTCATTGAATGTTGATCTGCAGAAAAGTGTTACTTTTCTTCAAGAGAAGTTGGCGAATTTAGGTACAAATTTGATTCATTGTAATGAGAAAATCAATGGCTCTGCTTTTGATGGCACAAGTCTACAACAAGACTTGGAAAACAAGAATTACTTTGCTGTCTTCATATGCTTCGAACAGTTCCAGCAAGAAGCAGGTAAGAAAATACTTCAGTTTATTCAGGAGAAGAAAGAGATTGAAAAACAAGGAGAGATTGCTAAACTTTCATTACACAAGACAGAATCACAAATGCTTCACATGAAGCGGAAATTTGAATCTGACTTAGAAGAGATAACAAAGAAGCAAGATTTTTCCAACACACTGGTAGAGAAGCTTCAACTCGAATTGCAAAATGTTGCGGAGAAGCTAAAGATTAGCTTAGAAGCGGAAGGGAAAAATGTATCAAAAAATAGAGAGTTGTCATCAAAAATTGCAGTTCTGGAACTTGATCTACAACATGCTACTGATGAGAATGGGGATCTTGCTCAGAAGCTACTGGTATTTGGGAGTGTCAAGGAGGAACTTGAAAGGACTAAAATCAGTCTTATGAATTGCATGCAGGAAAAAGCAGCATTGATGATGTCTATACAGTCTGGAAATGAGGCATCCATCCAGACAGAAAATGAGCTTAGAAGTCTAAAAGAAACTCTGCAATGTACCCATCAAGATCTGCAAATTGAAAGAGAATTGAGAGAGGAATTTGAGGCCACAGTTACAAATCTTTCATCACAACTGACAGAGAAAGATCAGCAGTTGCTATCTTTTGAAGAACAACAATCTGAATTGGGCCATCTCAGGAAAAAGGTTTTGGATATAGAAACAGCAAATATTGGATTGCAGCATCTTCTGTTGCAGAATGAAGAAAACCGAATCAAAGTGGAGGATGAGAATTTGCTTTTTCACCTTAAAGTTGCTGACATGGAAAATCACTTGGAAGCTATCCTTGAAAATTCATTAGCAGCTGAACTTAAAGCTACGTATATGAGAAGTCAATTCCACACCAGAATGCGGGACCTTGTTCGCCAACTTCAGGCATTGGAGAGGGACCTTCAGGAGCTTCGTTTAAAGCATACAGATGCTAAAATCTTGCTTGAAACACATATAGCTGGTAAAGCACAATTAGCTGATGAAAATGCAAAACTATCAACCACTCTGCAGTTATTGAAATCTGAATTTGAAACTATTGTTTGTGAAAAAGAAGGCCTTGTGGATTGCATAAGCAGATACAAGGCAATATGTGTGGAAGATGAAGATAAGATGGCTAGTGCTGCATCTGTGGAAGTTGATAGTCTAGAAAGGCAAAAGTACGAAGATGAAATTCAGCAGCTGAAAAATATGGTGGTCAATTTTGAAGAAGAGGTGGATAATTTGAAATTATCTGGATGCGAGCTAGAAATTATGGATATAATACTCAGATCCAAATGGGATGAACAGCGAAGCCAAATATCATTGCTTGTGGAATTTGTTCATGAGTTGGGGAAGTTAAGAGAGCAAAACTATGACCTTAGTTACAAACTCTCTGAACAGATTTTGAAGACACAAGAATTTAAGAGCCTCTCTATCCATCTTAGAGAACTCAAAGACAAAGCAGATGCTGAGTGTCATCAAGCtcgtgaaaaaaaagagagagagggatcaTCATTTGCCATGCAGGAATCACTGAGAATTGCTTTTATCAAAGAGCAATATGAATCAAAGCTTCAAGAGCTAAGAAATCAACTGCACATCTCTAAAAAATATGCAGAAGAAATGCTATTGAAATTGCAAAATGCTCTTGATGAAGTTGAAAGCGGAAAGAAAAATGAGGTTGCCCTTGCAAAGAGAGTTGAAGAGCTGTCAAAGAAAATCTTGGACTTGGAGACTGAGCTACAGACAGTTCTGACAGATACAAGAGAATTAGATAAAGCTCATGACAGAATGAACGCTGAACTGGAGTGTGCTATGTTAAATCTCGACTGCTGCAAGGAAGAAAAGCTTATGCTTGAAACTTCCTTGCAAGAATGCAATGAGGAAAGGACAAAAATCAGAATCGAACTCGACTTGGTGAAACAATTTTTAGAGCATATGACATCATTAGAAGATTTCCAGACGCGAGGAGACCATGAATCTGTTGCTCCCAATGTTACATCAATTGGGCAACTTTTGGGAGATAGCAGTTCTGGTTCTGGTTTATCAGCTGTCTACCAAGAGGCACAAAATTCAATAGGTATCTGTTCTGGAAAAGATACTGCAGCTGCTGCTCCTATGGATCCCTTAGATAATGTAGACAGAGAGAAACTCCTGACCATGAGTTGCATGTTGAGCTCATGTGGAGATTTGGAAGATGTACAGCCAGCATGCATCAACAAAAACTCACATCTGAGTCATCAAGTAACCTCACAGGCCATACaggtaatttaatttatttaaaccaGAAATTTTCTTTAATTCTCAGTGTTACCGGGTATATTTCATACAATTTGGCAACGTGATGCATGGCATGTAATATTCTTACTGTTGCCAGAAAACAAAGCTCATGCATAGGAATTTATGGTAACATCTATGTGGTTTTCCACAATCCATATCATGTTTTTCCAAGTCGGTCATCACCTATATCATGATAACTCCTCTTTTATGCAAATGGAAAGTGGCTGAATGAATAGAGGCaggtatgtgatatatgatttggGGAAATGTGGTGTCTTTGTGGGCATATATGGTCTTGCATATCCCTCTCAATGCATGTTGTTCTGTCATTTGCTTGTTTAAAACATTCACAAAAAAAATGGAAGGACAGGAAGAATgataaaatcaaaaatcattATTCAGTCTAAAAAATTCTGCAATATGACGACATCGTCATTATTACATGGTTTTGGTTAATGAAAGGTTGTTTTACTTTAAGAGTAGATGTAGGGGTTATAGTACTAGTCAAGTTGAATTTGATGACAACAtcattgttcttttttttttttttttggaattattTGATAGGATTCCAAAAGTGCACTGGAACCAGAGGTTGCGTTGAAGAGTCATATGGAAGACATTGCTGATTTCGAGGAGCATGTCAAAGAACGGCAAAGATTGAAGGCAAGCATGGACCTCCTTCAAAAAGAGGTATCCTGACATCTTTCACCAAATAATTAACCTTGCAATTAAGCTGCATAGCATCATTTGTGGTAGAAGTCCCATCACAACATGCTCTTGTTCAATCTGCATCATCAAGATCCCACATGGAGAACATTGTTGGAAATTTCTAACGAACTCCTGTTTATCCCCATAAAGTAACATGTCAAACTGCAAGAAGTATTTGTCTTTCATTTTTCATTCCTTTTTCTATGTTTCTACAAAAGTTTGCTAGGAGGGTCCATTGTCTCTAGATAGGCATCTCTTCTATGACATTCTTGAAGTGAATTTCCCACATAAGCAGACTGCTAACGGATGTCAGGCTGCAAATCCAGAGAGGTTTGCAGCTAAAAGTGGGGGCAAATTTATTTGCATAAATGGTAGTGAATCTTTAATCAGATGACTGATCAGCACCATCCATGTTAAACTAGGAGGCATGGTGTTAAAAATGGTTAGAGGAAACTCTGGAGTAGTTTTGTTGAAGGATAAATGAGGGCCATTTTAGATGTCTAGACGTTTGCAGTTGCATAAAGTGGAGAAAAAGAGGGCAACATTTTTTGTGATGATTTAGTCATGCGATATGGACTTCAGATGGTAACTAAAGAGGATATAGATTTAGGCTGGAGGATTGTAGAGGTGAGAGAAATCAAATAACAATTACGTGATGGTATGGATAGGAATCTACTTCAGTTTTGGAGAGTTTCAGATCATAAGTATTAATGAATGGCGAAGGAGGATCAATATACTGATCCCAAGTAAACAGGCTTAGTCTTGCTATTCATGTTTATGTTTATTCTTATTTGGCTTCAGTCTAAGGAATATTGGTGCTGTACTTGCAGCTGGAAAATCTGAAGAATGAGAATTTGTCTTCATTTCTTCCACTTGAAGATCATCATTTGGACCCATCCCTTCAGGGTTTACAAAGTGAATTATCACAGCTTGAGATGGTGCGTATATTGTGATtgcaaaaaatgaaaaataaaaagcatCCTGCTTTCCATGTCATTGAACAATTTTTAACCAATTCCTCTTGATTAGGCAAATGAACATTTGGGAAGCATTTTCCCTTCATTTAAAGAACTTCCTGGCAGTGGCAATGCATTGGAGAGGGTTCTtgcattcgaacttgagcttgcaGAGGAATTGCAATTAAAGGAAAAATCAGACATTTGCTTTCAGAGGTAAATGCATTGCTTTTCTTCATTATTGGATTTCCATGTCCTTCAGTTGCAGTGCATTATCATAGGATTGCAATGTTCCTTTCTCTGTTATCCTTTTTTTCCATTTTCAAAGCATGCTCTGCTGTTGTTCATGCATTTCCATATTCTCCTATCTAGGGCTGTCAACTTGATGCAAAGGTTTAAAATAACATCCTTTGTAACATTATAATGGCTGTTATAATGATTTCAGGCCCCCTCTATCATGATATATATGCGTGTGTGTGATTTCGGGCCCCCTCTATTatgatatatatgtgtgtgtgtttctGGGCCCCCTCTATTATGATATATGTGTGTGCGTGTTTTCAGGCCCCCTCTATTGCATGCATGCATGCGCGCGCGTGTGTGTTGGTGTGCAGACGGGCAGGCACATGCGCACGTGCATGtgctaatatttttatcattgtcctaagaaaatattctcaaaatttaaatctttataccaagttTCCCTCCCAAAAGAGCACCATCCTTTTTTTATGTGGACAATGATATGAAAATATTGCTGTTATTTTTCAGTTACTGTCCATTCTTTTTCATTATAACAGTTATTATGTTTATAGTTAATAACTTCGCATCACAAAGGATAGGGTAAATAACAGTCATTATAACAGAAACCTTGCTTTGTGCTCAATCAAGACCTATCATGACTTTCATCCAGATTTTTGCTCTGCGTTTTCTTTGCAACCTATCAATTGACATCTCTGACTCTGCCTCATTTAGGCTGACTCTGATCACACAGTGAAAGGGATTATTGTTAGAATTTGAGATAGGGAAAGCTGGGGCTGATAACCATGCCAAGAAGGATTTCCACCAACCATTTTTAAAACATGCCATAGCCGCTAGTTTTGGTATCCTCCTCCAGATTGAAATATGTTTTTTCTTGCCTCAAGTCTATGGATGCAGGCATATAATCCATAAGACTTCCTGTGATGTCAAACAACTGCTGTCTCTCGATGGATCACATGCATAATACTCATGTTTTCTTCCTTTGGTTTGTTCAGCTCATTTTTTAGGCAACATAATGATAAAGCTTCAATATTCCAAAGCTTCAGAGACATCAATGAACTAATACATGACATGCTTGAGGTGAAGCAGAGACATGCTGCTGTAGAAACTGAGCTGAAAGAAATGCAGGGTCGATTCTTGCAGCTTAGCCTGCAGTTTGCTGAGTTAGAGGGAGAGAGACAGAAGCTTATAATGACACTCAAAAACAGAGTACCTATGAAATCATAGTCCTCCGTTGGTTTACAAGTGCCAGGGTGGGCCAAGCAGTGGCAGCCAATTTGTCACTGAGAGCCACTCCCCTTTTCTGGAAGAGAGAATATGACAACTAGAACAGCCCCCATATTTTGTATGGAGATCAGGATGGCAGTGAAGCAGAAGATAGACCTGTATATATTTGAGTATAAGCTTGATTTTGAAACATCAAAGGCAGAGCTTGGTCTTGGGTTGTGAATAAGATAAGCTGTTGCATGTCCCATTCGTGTCCAAATATGCTGATTAATATGTTCCGACCAAAACATAAGACTGATATATGATTTATTTCTTGTATACCTCTCGTGATTTCTT
The sequence above is a segment of the Elaeis guineensis isolate ETL-2024a chromosome 7, EG11, whole genome shotgun sequence genome. Coding sequences within it:
- the LOC105048598 gene encoding uncharacterized protein isoform X2 is translated as MSRIPKWKAEKTKVKAVFRLQFHATRIPQPGWDKLFVSFIPADVGKATAKTNKANVRNGNCKWPDPIYETTRLLQNTRTKNYDEKFYKLVVAMGSSRSSLLGEVSINLANFADALKPSSVALPLHGCDFGTVLHVTVQLLSSKTGFREFEQQRELSVKRFQTTSSQSNYDLDETAAAPSEAASEQIDKVNARVRLREDFAGLPSLEEVGESNEDYADSAAGVDDSSYTSDSLYAEKNDISNAHEIDNFKSIISADVSEFSLGQSQSPRPQKEDHHGSRLYTQGSNDWTHGWSSDYSIDNDLAAAYEENNTLRVRLEVAESAFLQLKMEARSLQHMTDELGAETQNLAQQLAVELASGEQMTREVSILKLECSKLKSDLEEIKSVRVKQQIPERSHFPQKMTYDLVDTSFDDKLGDNVLSVDQDCMFHNLQVKWIQDLLIAKGKVQEIQNKACLGYHGSDFDFLRGDFEVLECVLHNLKQGMVEGLGLERSCSDYHCPEVMVYGISGSRQVFHEHEPLRKNLDAANEMEEKMSELLGKLEESKTEKENLSKKMDQMDCYYEAFIQELEANHNQALKELESLRNEHSSCLYTIPVLRGQIEEMNEQLMRFAEDKNSLESHSKELERRAMASENALKRVRQKYSVAVDHLQKDLELLSFQVLSMYETNENLAKQAFRDAPQLFYEDYPEETSEEARSCMYKDHVSTSFHPEQYKPVFTRMQAETGSTKADLESSQMQNGASEHIMYKIEYKVSQTGMSTNVEVQPKDEAFVNGFTLENFGHDTLEHDIISVKKDLVFCGDLSPEPKRDELPEKLISHKYQHDPKLPDNAEPVQTCSETGDNQLDDANGMEKMGPSLYKLKELPLQTEVELSEMHMCNMHWKVFSDVLQETLCDVYDGIRYLKGKMVELVQQLEHSTAMKESLMLKVANSLDEARVAREDEAKCICKCDDLSMKNQILEAKLEDVSEENNFLAQKISENEKLILDYRAYESKFKAFTEERKEFENLLKEERLQKSSLQNEIRSLIDDFKTLKEAFDHQSSLNVDLQKSVTFLQEKLANLGTNLIHCNEKINGSAFDGTSLQQDLENKNYFAVFICFEQFQQEAGKKILQFIQEKKEIEKQGEIAKLSLHKTESQMLHMKRKFESDLEEITKKQDFSNTLVEKLQLELQNVAEKLKISLEAEGKNVSKNRELSSKIAVLELDLQHATDENGDLAQKLLVFGSVKEELERTKISLMNCMQEKAALMMSIQSGNEASIQTENELRSLKETLQCTHQDLQIERELREEFEATVTNLSSQLTEKDQQLLSFEEQQSELGHLRKKVLDIETANIGLQHLLLQNEENRIKVEDENLLFHLKVADMENHLEAILENSLAAELKATYMRSQFHTRMRDLVRQLQALERDLQELRLKHTDAKILLETHIAGKAQLADENAKLSTTLQLLKSEFETIVCEKEGLVDCISRYKAICVEDEDKMASAASVEVDSLERQKYEDEIQQLKNMVVNFEEEVDNLKLSGCELEIMDIILRSKWDEQRSQISLLVEFVHELGKLREQNYDLSYKLSEQILKTQEFKSLSIHLRELKDKADAECHQAREKKEREGSSFAMQESLRIAFIKEQYESKLQELRNQLHISKKYAEEMLLKLQNALDEVESGKKNEVALAKRVEELSKKILDLETELQTVLTDTRELDKAHDRMNAELECAMLNLDCCKEEKLMLETSLQECNEERTKIRIELDLVKQFLEHMTSLEDFQTRGDHESVAPNVTSIGQLLGDSSSGSGLSAVYQEAQNSIGICSGKDTAAAAPMDPLDNVDREKLLTMSCMLSSCGDLEDVQPACINKNSHLSHQVTSQAIQDSKSALEPEVALKSHMEDIADFEEHVKERQRLKASMDLLQKELENLKNENLSSFLPLEDHHLDPSLQGLQSELSQLEMANEHLGSIFPSFKELPGSGNALERVLAFELELAEELQLKEKSDICFQRL